A window of Diospyros lotus cultivar Yz01 chromosome 14, ASM1463336v1, whole genome shotgun sequence contains these coding sequences:
- the LOC127790902 gene encoding uncharacterized protein LOC127790902, whose product MESIDNSTNSKGKNVRKSRGSSHTDDGGEGSRSRRSWRINEERALLNLLKELSQDPKFKQDNQWKGGYLAELQVRLKAIFPNTDLKAVPHITSKMDTWKRFYNCLQTLMNNTGFGWNDRLKMIECDSEEVWAEFEKKDKYVKYVRDKSMPYYDDWVEIWGKDRATGEYAQSPAEILQDLNNHQEQQPREDEVNNLEEQGEEAASTETIPNSSKSGSKKKRRMRADNSSNELSIVSDSINKLSETMEKSLCSIGDKLGKRSLQREELAKFLDAVPFANINERFMVASEIGRKPELLDHFCIIAPAGGLI is encoded by the exons ATGGAAAGCATAGATAACTCAACGAATTCTAAAGgaaaaaatgtaagaaaatcTAGAGGTTCTTCTCATACTGATGATGGTGGAGAAGGCAGTAGGTCTAGGAGGTCGTGGAGGATAAATGAAGAACGGGCTCTGTTAAATTTGTTAAAGGAGTTAAGTCAGGATCCTAAGTTCAAGCAAGATAACCAGTGGAAAGGTGGTTACTTGGCTGAACTACAAGTTAGGCTAAAGGCCATTTTCCCCAATACAGATTTGAAAGCTGTACCGCATATCACTTCAAAGATGGATACTTGGAAGAGGTTTTACAATTGTCTTCAAACTTTGATGAATAACACTGGATTTGGTTGGAATGATAGACTAAAGATGATTGAGTGTGACAGTGAGGAGGTATGGGCCGAGTTTGAAAAg AAAGACAAATATGTaaagtatgtgagagataaatCCATGCCATACTATGATGATTGGGTGGAAATTTGGGGAAAAGATAGAGCCACCGGGGAGTATGCCCAGTCACCTGCTGAAATACTCCAAGACTTGAACAATCATCAAGAACAACAACCAAGGGAGGACGAGGTTAACAATTTGGAGGAGCAAGGAGAGGAAGCTGCATCAACTGAGACTATCCCTAATTCTAGCAAGAGTGGgagtaagaagaagaggaggatgaGAGCAGATAACTCTTCAAATGAGCTTTCAATTGTTAGTGATTCTATTAACAAGCTGTCAGAGACAATGGAGAAAAGTTTGTGCTCAATTGGTGACAAATTAGGAAAGAGATCATTACAAAGGGAAGAATTAGCCAAATTTCTGGATGCTGTCCCATTTGCAAACATAAATGAGAGGTTCATGGTTGCCAgtgaaattggaagaaagcCAGAATTACTTGATCATTTCTGCATTATTGCTCCTGCTGGAGGATTGATATGA